The genome window ATAGAAAAAATACTAGGCACAAATATTGAATGGCACAGTGGATGGAGTGATCATATTGCAGATCTACCAATGCTTTCTCTTGCCAAAGAAAGACATATAATTTGCCCCAAAAAAAAGCATTTAAAGATTTTTGAAAAAAATTTAAATGGCAATTTTAAGCTGCATAATTGGAAAGCAAAGGAAAATATTTAAAAGTTTTGCATGGTATGATTCATTTTTTCTAAAGGAATTAAATTTATTTCACCCATATTTTGAAATCCTAAATTAGGTAATGAAAATTGGCTTAAAACACTATTTTTTGCAGTTAAAGTATAGATATTTTTATCACAAAATTCTTGAATAAGAAAATGAATTAATAAACTTGCCAAATTTTTCTTTCTAAATTCGGGAAATACTGCTAAATTAGAGATATAAGCATTATCAAATTCATTTAAAGTAATAGTAATTGTTGCGCATATTACACCATCAATATAAGCACAAAAATTTTTGTTTTTATATTTTCTATCTTTAAGGCTCAACATAGCACATAACTCTTTTTCGGTTTCCAAATCTATTTCAAATAAAACTGAAAGATATTTACAATATTCTGAACAATCTTTAATTTCTTTCACAGAAATTTTTTGTTTAATCAAAAAATCTTGGTTAAAACTATTCTTGCTTAAATAAAAAAAAGAACCATTGTAAATAGAGAATTCTTGGTATTTATTATCAAATGAAAGAAAATATCCCTGAATATTCTTTAACTTATAATAAGTATTTAATTTCAATATATCTTCATAAGAATAGTAAGTATTATTGTGAAAAGCAGTATTCCATAAAGGAACAGGAGTTGTTTGATAGTAACATGTAAATCGTTCAAGAACGTTTTCACTCGTTAAAACATCACTAAAAATATCCTGATATAAATTTACAGCAGTTAAAATATTATTTGTCATTTTTTTTCCTAAAATTTACCAGTGCAAAATATGATCATATTTTTCAAAAAGAATTGGAAAATCTGCTCGCGCTATTCCTTGTGGTCCAAATATCATTTCTTCCATTTCAAAACCACGTTCTAAAGCATCTTCATAGACATAAAAAATTAGAACACCTTTTTCCATAATTTTTCTTAAATCTTCATATATTTTTGCAGGTTGTGTTTGTACTTTAAAACCAAAAACAAGACCAGAAGAATCTTGTTTAGTTAATAAATAACTGATAGCGTTTCCCTTTAGTAATAGATCAATTGAACTTCCTGCATCTTTTAAGAAGTGTGAAATCCAGATAACAGTATCATCCTGTTCTTCAATAGTTCCTCGGTAAGCTGACTCAATAATTTGCAATATTTTTTTCATAAATGATACTTTCATTATCGAGTTGGGATAACTAAAACATTATCTGAATTCTCTATAAATTTTAACAGCTCACCAGGACCATTGCGTCTTAAATTTGGCGAAAATTCAAAAACACCTCTTTCATCTACGCAAAATCCACATTGAACCCAGTCTATTTTTGCTCCAGTTTCCTTAGATTTCTCAAAAATTGATGCAATCCATTGTTTAGTGGTTGGATGATCTTCTTCTTCTAAAGAGCGATTATGGATAGGATTTGCATGGGCTAGTTGTTTTTCAAATGCTAAAGAAACAGCTCCTTCATAAGCAAATACATTTACATGAATGCCTCTTGCAACTGCAAGATGTATTAATCTTAAGGCACTTGTCGAGCGAGCATTCTCAAACGGAGGATCCATTAATACGAAAGTCAATACAGAATTATTCATAGAAAATCTTTCTTACCTTATGAATGCCAGATAACCTTAGTTTTATTAACAAGATGATCTAGTATAACGTCCATAGATGAAATAACAATTTCTTTTCTTAAATTATTTCTATCTATTCCTCTTTCTTTAATCGAAAATTCATCTATAAAAATTGGAATATCTTTTTTAATAATATTTTCAATTGGATCATAAATATTAATATTATTTCGAAATGAAAAAACTGCATTTTGTAATATAAATAATTTTACTTCATTTTTTTTCTCTTTTAAATCAACTGCTAGTTGATAAGAATGATTAACTCTTAGTGATTCAAAATGATCTCGTGTTTCTATAAGCAAGTAGGAATTCATAACGATCCTATGTTTTTATTAATTTAAGAATGATCTTTAATCCATTTCAACATTTCGCGCAATGCTTCATCAGAAGCCATTTGATTATAAGAAGGTCTGTAATCAGCAAAAAAACCATGTTCTGCATCAGGGTAAACAATTATTTTTGAATTGCTAGTTCCTTTTTTTAATTCACTATTCATTTTTTCAATATGCTCAGGAAGAATTCTTGCGTCTTTACCTCCATATAAACCCAAAACGGGAACTTTTAATTTAGCTGCTATATCTATTGGAAATTCCTCCTGCGTTTTTTCAGCAGATAGTAAAGGTCCGTACCAAGCAATTGCAGCTTTTAATTCTGGATTATGCGCAGCATAAAGCCACGTTGCTTTTCCACCCCAACAAAAACCCGTAATATACATTTTATTAGCATCAATTTTTTTACTTTCTTTTACAAATTTAACGGTTGCATCAAGATCTGTATTGACTTGTTTGTTTGTTACCTTAGAAACTACTTTTGCTATTATTTCTGAAATTTCTTTAATATTATTTACCTCTCCTTGCCTAAAATATAAGGAAGGAGCAATTGCATAATAGCCTAATTTTGCAAACCGTCTGCAAAGATCTTTTATATATTCGTGCACTCCAAAAATTTCATGGCAAATAATAATTACTGGAAATGGTTTATTTCCTTTTGGAAAAGCCTGATATGCTGGAATTTTTATTTTGCCAACTGGAATTTTAACATCAGACACTTCAATTCCATTTTGATCTGTTTGAATAGCAGAATATGCCAATGGATAAACTGCTAGCGCATATCCTGATAATGCTAAAGATTTTAGAAGAAAATCACGTCTATTAAATTCCATTTTCTCGGAATTTTCAATTTTTGTCATGAAGATTTTCCTTAGATAAACAAATAAACAGATATACCAATTATATCTAAATGTTATCAAAGAGAGGTGAGCAAGTCAATTTTCTTTTTGCTAGGATTTTTAGGTAACATTATTGTAAAAACACTACCTACCCCTACTTCACTGCGAAGTGAAATAGATCCTCCGTGTGCTTGTACTACATGCTTAACAATTGCTAGACCTAAACCAGAACCACCGCCTAATCTATTATGAGATTTATCCACACGATAAAAGCGTTCAAATGCTCTAATTCTAGAATGATTTGGAATACCAATTCCTGTGTCTTCTAAAAATATAATATGATGTGTTTCATTTTTCCGCACACTTATTTTTACAAAACCACCTGGTCGATTATATTTCACAGCATTATCAACTAAGTTAACTAATACAGAATCAAAGCGTTGTGAATCAACATAAATATTATCAATTTCTGGATCAACATCAGAAAGAATTTCTACTTCTGCTTGCTTTGCTTTTGGCAAAATATTTTCTACCACTCGTCTGATTCCTTCATGAATATCATATGCTTTAATATCCAAAGTAAGCGAACCAGATTCTAGTCCAGTAACAATTAACATTTCATCAATTAATTTAGTTAAATTCAAAGAATTTCTGACTATCACAGATAAAAAATTTTGTGCCATTTCATGATTAATAAATTCGGGTAAATCTTGAATAATTTCTGCATAGCCGCGAATGGCTGAAATCGGTGTTTTTAATTCATGGCTTACATTTGCAAAAAATTCCCTTCTTAATTCTTCTCCTTTTTGAATGTCAGTCAAGTCAAATAAGAAAATCATAAACACTGGAATATTTTGTTCTGAATATAACACAACTATTTTTGCTCTGACTCTTCTAATTTCTGGTCCATCTAAATGCAATGATTCAATAATTTGCGCTTGGATCATGTTGTTACTTTTAATTTCATGAATCATTTTCTGAATCATAGCTGATAATTCAACACTTCTTAAAACTTCAAGCACATCTCTTTCAGAGACATCTGTATACCATCCAATCCATCTTCTGACCGTATTATTAACTTTTAGTATTTTTCCTTCATGGTTGACAATAACTACACCTTCTCCAATTGCCGCAAATATTTCATCTAGTCTTGATGTTTGTTCTCTAGCCTCTAAAATACTTCCCCGCATTCTTTTTGCCATATCTTGCACTGCACGTGCGATTCTTGAAAATTCATCATTTCCATCAATAGGTAAACTATCTATTCCAGCATCAAAACCACCATGGCGGGTTAATTGCAACAGAGAGTGGGTAGGTTTATCTACTAGAATATATAAAATAAAGTAACAGTATAATAGATAAATCGGAATAACAAAAATAACTGGGAGAAAGCGATATAAAATACTACCCAATAAAGTTCCAACAATAATACCAAGGAAAATTCTTTGTTTAACTGTGCTAGGATAAAAAACTGATAGTAGCGGTCTTAAATTGGCTTTAACTTTCGTAAAATGTGAATCAAAGCTCACATAATCCCCTTTAATGTAGATTCTATAATTAACGTAACCGGTCCTGCATTACAAAAAGATACATCCATATTTGCTGCAAATATACCAGTTAGTACTTTTTTTTCAGCTAATTTCTTTTTTGCTAATTCTACAAATTTTTGATACATAGGTTCAGCTATGTTAGGTTTAGCTGATAATGTAAAACTTGGCCTGTTACCTTTACGACAATCTCCAAATAGTGTGAATTGACTGACAATATAAAGACATCCATTTGTATCTAAAATTGATAAATTCATTTTGCCATGTTCGTCTTCAAAAATTCGCAAATTAATTATTTTATCTAAGAGTTTTTCAATTGCTGGATTGTATTTTTCCACAATAGATATCACAGCTTCTTCTGGAATAATATCTGGCGTTTCTTTAAAACCAATGCCAAGCAAAACCAGTAATCCGTTTTCCATATATCCTTGTGATTTTTTTTCGATAGTTACCTCGGCATTTTTAGCACGTTGTACAATAGCTCTTAGTATTAAATTTTCAGACATATATATCCTTCACTAAACTTTATAAAATGGGTAAGTAAAAAATATAAAATGTGTTATATTCACTCCAAAATGAACCAAAATTGCTGATTCAATTTTTTCTGACTTTTGAAATGCATAGCCGTAACCTATCCCAGCTAAAAAAGCAAAAACAATCATCAAAATACCACTTTTATAATGAAATAAACCAAATAATATTGCTGTCAAAAGCAAGGATAACAATGGTGCTGCTTTAGACATTTTAAAATTTTTTACAAATATATTATTTAAATTTTTTTGCAAAAATCCTCTAAAAATAACTTCTTCTGCAACACAAGTTAATAATAAGTTATTTGCAATAAACAAATACATATTTTCTGGTAATTTAAAATCATATTTAATAAAATTTGTTAAATAAGCAGGTAATAATAAAACAACAGTTAAAATAATATAAACAGGAATAAATTCCTTAAAAATTTTTTTCCAATTAGAAAAACTTCTTGAAATATTCAAAAGAAAAGCAGCTAAAATAATTCCGCAAACGCCTTTTTCAATATTAATACCCATCCAAAACGGAGCAGAAATTGGACTAAACCTCTCTCCACTAAAAATCGGTACTTGTTGCGAAGATTGCAAAAGAGTTGTGAAAGGTAATAAAGAAAAAAGAAGGATCAAAGCACTTAAAGGAAATCGAAAGAAAACATTTTTCGTATTTTTATAATAATAACAGCTTAGTGAAAAGAGAACTATTAATAATAAAGAAGGATAAGATATAAACCCTAAGAAAAATGTGAAAAAAGAAAAAGAGATTGCTATTACAATAGCAATCTCTTTTTTATTAAATATCCAAAGTGATAATGAAGCACTGCATATAACAGCCAATAACAGTTCTTTGGGAAACATAGTTTTCATCCCTAAATTACAAATTAAATTTCTTCTAATGCTAATTCATCATGAATAATAGTAACTAATTTATCAAGATCACTTTGCTCTATTACTAAACTTAAAAAGCCAACTTCATAACCACTTGGACCTAAATATATTCCACTTTCAAGCAATTTATGGTAAATTTTATTAAACATATTCATATTTGTTTGCTCAACTTCAGAAAAATTCTGTGGTGCTTTATTAGTACCGTAAAAGAAACAAAAAAACGAACCACTTCTTACGTAACAAACTTTTGTTTTTTCAATAAAATTAACTAATTTACTTTGTACTACTTGATCTAAATATTTTCCAAGTTGTTCTAGTTTATCAAAGGCATGTTGTTTTTCTAATTCACAGAGAGTATGATAACCAGCTATCATTGCTAAAGGATTTCCAGAAAGAGTTCCCGCTTGATAGGCATGACCTAAAGGGGAAACTACTTGCATAATTTGTTTTTTGCCACCATACGCAGCTGCAGGTAAACCTCCACCAATTATTTTTCCGAAAGTCCAAAGATCTGGAGTGACATTAAAATATTCCGCACTCCCTCCTTTTGCAATACGAAAACCAGTCATCACTTCATCAAAAATAAGAACTGTCCCATTTTTTTCAGTAATTTCTCGTAAGTATTCTAAGTAACCTGGTTTAGGTAACACCAGTCCCATATTCGCAGCTATAGGCTCTATTATAACAGCAGCAATATCAGATCCGTAATTAGCAAAGACCTCATCAATACTTTCTATGCTATTATAAATAGCGGTTAATGTATCCTGAGTGGTGCCTAAAGGAACACCAGCAGAGCTTGTATTTCCTAAAGTAGCAAGGCCACTGCCGGCTTTTACTAAAAACTGATCTGCATGACCATGATAACAGCCTTCAAATTTGACAAATTTATTTCGTCCTGTGAATGCTCTTGCAGCACGAACTGCGCTCATAGTTGCTTCAGTTCCACTGCTGACAAAACGCATCATCTCAATGCCAGTTACCCACGTTTGAATTTTCTCAGCAAGCTCTACTTCTAGCAATGAAGGAGCTCCAAAAGTAACAGCCTTTTCAATTTGATTTGTTAATGCTTCTACGACATTTGGATGAGAATATCCTAAAATTAGAGGTCCCCAAGATGAACAAAAATCAACATAACGATTTCCATCTACATCAAAAAGATATTTACCTTTGCCATGTGAAAAGACAATTGGAGTTCCCCCAACTGAACGAAAAGATCTTACTGGCGAATTCACTCCCCCAGGAAAAACATTCCTACTTCTTTCCATAACATCTTTTGATTTTTCAAGTTGCTGTTGATTTTTCATTTAGTTATACCTCTTTTTTAAGTTTTGAGTAGGCTAAGGCAGCAGCTATAAAGTCTCTAAATAAAGGATGTGGAGCAATAGGTCTACTTTTTAATTCTGGATGCGCTTGGCACGCTAAAAACCAAATGTGATTTTCTAATTCCATCATTTCAACTAAAGTACCATCTGGGCTTTCACCTGAAACTATAAATCCAGCTTCTTCAAATTTCTTTTTATAATCTAAATTAAATTCATATCTATGCCGGTGCCTTTCACTCACTTTGTCGAAATGATATGCATCAAATGCTTTAGTATTTCTTTTAACTAAGCAGTCATATGCACCTAAACGCATACTTCCACCTTTTTGACCAATCCCTTGTTGGCTTTCCATTAAATGAATTATTTTATTTTTTGCATTGACATCAAATTCTTCTGAAGTTGCATCAGTCATTTTTAATGCATTTCTAGCAAATTCTATACAAGCGAGTTGCATACCTAAACAGATTCCAAAAAATGGAATATTATTTTCTCTCGCAAATTGAATTGCAAGCATTTTTCCTTGAACACCTCTATCCCCAAATCCTCCGGGAACTAAAATAGCATGGAATTCTGATAACATTTCATGCGTATTTGTAGAATTTAATTGCTCTGAGTCGATACCTACTATTTTCACAGCAGATTCATTAGCAATACCAGCATGAGTTAAGGCTTCGTAAACAGATTTATATGAGTCACGTGTTCCCATATATTTTCCAACTACAGCAATTTTTAAATGGTGCTTTGGTCTTTCTATGCATTCAATTATTCTGTTCCACTCATCTAAATTAGGCTGAGCTGTCCAAATTCCTAAAAGTTC of Pigmentibacter sp. JX0631 contains these proteins:
- a CDS encoding CTP synthase, which encodes MQYHDSKTHKRFSQHPVKYIFVTGGVVSSIGKGLAAASIGALLETRGLRVSMTKMDPYINVDPGTMSPFQHGEVFVTDDGAETDLDLGHYQRFTKANLAKRNSFTSGQVYDTVINKERRGDYLGGTVQVIPHITDQIKANIVTASEGADVSIVEIGGTIGDIESLPFLEAIRQFRNDVGKENSIFIHVTLVPYIRAAGELKTKPTQHSVKELRSIGIQPDILICRADQPMAPDVRMKISTFCNLPKESVFEALDADSIYKMPIIYHEQRMDSRIVELLGIWTAQPNLDEWNRIIECIERPKHHLKIAVVGKYMGTRDSYKSVYEALTHAGIANESAVKIVGIDSEQLNSTNTHEMLSEFHAILVPGGFGDRGVQGKMLAIQFARENNIPFFGICLGMQLACIEFARNALKMTDATSEEFDVNAKNKIIHLMESQQGIGQKGGSMRLGAYDCLVKRNTKAFDAYHFDKVSERHRHRYEFNLDYKKKFEEAGFIVSGESPDGTLVEMMELENHIWFLACQAHPELKSRPIAPHPLFRDFIAAALAYSKLKKEV
- a CDS encoding GNAT family N-acetyltransferase — translated: MTNNILTAVNLYQDIFSDVLTSENVLERFTCYYQTTPVPLWNTAFHNNTYYSYEDILKLNTYYKLKNIQGYFLSFDNKYQEFSIYNGSFFYLSKNSFNQDFLIKQKISVKEIKDCSEYCKYLSVLFEIDLETEKELCAMLSLKDRKYKNKNFCAYIDGVICATITITLNEFDNAYISNLAVFPEFRKKNLASLLIHFLIQEFCDKNIYTLTAKNSVLSQFSLPNLGFQNMGEINLIPLEKMNHTMQNF
- a CDS encoding DsrE family protein, translating into MNSYLLIETRDHFESLRVNHSYQLAVDLKEKKNEVKLFILQNAVFSFRNNINIYDPIENIIKKDIPIFIDEFSIKERGIDRNNLRKEIVISSMDVILDHLVNKTKVIWHS
- a CDS encoding DsrE family protein — translated: MNNSVLTFVLMDPPFENARSTSALRLIHLAVARGIHVNVFAYEGAVSLAFEKQLAHANPIHNRSLEEEDHPTTKQWIASIFEKSKETGAKIDWVQCGFCVDERGVFEFSPNLRRNGPGELLKFIENSDNVLVIPTR
- the hemL gene encoding glutamate-1-semialdehyde 2,1-aminomutase, which codes for MKNQQQLEKSKDVMERSRNVFPGGVNSPVRSFRSVGGTPIVFSHGKGKYLFDVDGNRYVDFCSSWGPLILGYSHPNVVEALTNQIEKAVTFGAPSLLEVELAEKIQTWVTGIEMMRFVSSGTEATMSAVRAARAFTGRNKFVKFEGCYHGHADQFLVKAGSGLATLGNTSSAGVPLGTTQDTLTAIYNSIESIDEVFANYGSDIAAVIIEPIAANMGLVLPKPGYLEYLREITEKNGTVLIFDEVMTGFRIAKGGSAEYFNVTPDLWTFGKIIGGGLPAAAYGGKKQIMQVVSPLGHAYQAGTLSGNPLAMIAGYHTLCELEKQHAFDKLEQLGKYLDQVVQSKLVNFIEKTKVCYVRSGSFFCFFYGTNKAPQNFSEVEQTNMNMFNKIYHKLLESGIYLGPSGYEVGFLSLVIEQSDLDKLVTIIHDELALEEI
- a CDS encoding ATP-binding protein, whose amino-acid sequence is MSFDSHFTKVKANLRPLLSVFYPSTVKQRIFLGIIVGTLLGSILYRFLPVIFVIPIYLLYCYFILYILVDKPTHSLLQLTRHGGFDAGIDSLPIDGNDEFSRIARAVQDMAKRMRGSILEAREQTSRLDEIFAAIGEGVVIVNHEGKILKVNNTVRRWIGWYTDVSERDVLEVLRSVELSAMIQKMIHEIKSNNMIQAQIIESLHLDGPEIRRVRAKIVVLYSEQNIPVFMIFLFDLTDIQKGEELRREFFANVSHELKTPISAIRGYAEIIQDLPEFINHEMAQNFLSVIVRNSLNLTKLIDEMLIVTGLESGSLTLDIKAYDIHEGIRRVVENILPKAKQAEVEILSDVDPEIDNIYVDSQRFDSVLVNLVDNAVKYNRPGGFVKISVRKNETHHIIFLEDTGIGIPNHSRIRAFERFYRVDKSHNRLGGGSGLGLAIVKHVVQAHGGSISLRSEVGVGSVFTIMLPKNPSKKKIDLLTSL
- a CDS encoding CPBP family intramembrane metalloprotease, producing MFPKELLLAVICSASLSLWIFNKKEIAIVIAISFSFFTFFLGFISYPSLLLIVLFSLSCYYYKNTKNVFFRFPLSALILLFSLLPFTTLLQSSQQVPIFSGERFSPISAPFWMGINIEKGVCGIILAAFLLNISRSFSNWKKIFKEFIPVYIILTVVLLLPAYLTNFIKYDFKLPENMYLFIANNLLLTCVAEEVIFRGFLQKNLNNIFVKNFKMSKAAPLLSLLLTAILFGLFHYKSGILMIVFAFLAGIGYGYAFQKSEKIESAILVHFGVNITHFIFFTYPFYKV
- a CDS encoding dienelactone hydrolase family protein; the encoded protein is MTKIENSEKMEFNRRDFLLKSLALSGYALAVYPLAYSAIQTDQNGIEVSDVKIPVGKIKIPAYQAFPKGNKPFPVIIICHEIFGVHEYIKDLCRRFAKLGYYAIAPSLYFRQGEVNNIKEISEIIAKVVSKVTNKQVNTDLDATVKFVKESKKIDANKMYITGFCWGGKATWLYAAHNPELKAAIAWYGPLLSAEKTQEEFPIDIAAKLKVPVLGLYGGKDARILPEHIEKMNSELKKGTSNSKIIVYPDAEHGFFADYRPSYNQMASDEALREMLKWIKDHS
- the dtd gene encoding D-aminoacyl-tRNA deacylase → MSENLILRAIVQRAKNAEVTIEKKSQGYMENGLLVLLGIGFKETPDIIPEEAVISIVEKYNPAIEKLLDKIINLRIFEDEHGKMNLSILDTNGCLYIVSQFTLFGDCRKGNRPSFTLSAKPNIAEPMYQKFVELAKKKLAEKKVLTGIFAANMDVSFCNAGPVTLIIESTLKGIM